The Sphingobium sp. JS3065 genomic sequence CAATCTGGAAGAGCGGCGGCGGCTGGTGTCGGACATTTTGGACGAACTGCTGGGGCTGGGGCCGTTGGAGCCGCTGCTGAAGGACCACAGCATCACCGACATATTGGTGAACGGCCACAAGGTCGTGTTCGTGGAACGCAACGGCCGCCTGGTCGAAACCGCGACCCGGTTCAAGGATGAGAAGCATCTGCTGCGCATCATCCAGAAGATCGTGGCGGCGGTCGGCAGGCGGATCGATGAAGCCTCGCCCTTTGTCGACGCGCGTCTGGCCGACGGTTCCCGCGTCAATGCGGTGGTGCCGCCGCTGGCGATCGACGGGTCGCTGCTCTCCATCCGCAAATTCGCCAAGGTGCCGATCAGCATGGCGCGCCTCACCGAATTGGGCAGCGTGCCAGCGCCAATGGCGCAGGTGCTTGCCGCCGTGGTGGCGGCGCGGCGCAACGTGCTGATCTCCGGCGGCACGGGTTCGGGCAAGACGACTTTGCTCAACGCCATGTCGGCGGCCATCGATGAGCATGAGCGTATCGTCACGATCGAGGATTCGGCGGAATTGCAATTGCAGCAGCGCCATGTCGCCCGGCTGGAAACCCGCCCCCCCAATATAGAGGGGCGAGGCGAAGTCACCCAGCGCGATCTGGTGAAGAATGCGCTGCGCATGCGGCCCGACCGGATCATCGTGGGCGAAGTCCGCGCCGGGGAGGCGTTCGACATGCTCCAGGCGATGAACACCGGCCATGACGGGTCGATGACCACGGTCCACGCCAATACCGCCCGCGACGCGCTGTCCCGCGTGGAACAGATGATCGGCATGAGCGGCATCGACATCTCGCCCCGCTCGGCGCGGGCGCAGATCGCATCGGCGCTGAACGTGATCGTGCAGGTGGGCCGTCTGGCCGACGGGCGCCGCCGCCTGCTCAGCCTGTCGGAAATCACCGGCATGGAAGGGGAGGTCATCACCATGCAGGAAATCTTCCGCTTCAAGATGACCGGGCGCGACGAAAACGACATGGTGCGCGGCCATTTCGAGGCGACCGGCATTCGTCCCAAATTCATGGGCGAACTGGCCGACCGGGGCATAACGCTGCCGGCCGAACTGTTCCGCCCCGATGCGGTGATCCACTGATGAACCCGCTCTACATCCGCCTGTTCGTCCTGGTCCTGCTGTTCGCGGCGGTGCTTCTGCTGATCGAGGGCATTGCGGGCTGGCTGCGCGCCAGGGCGACGACCGACCGCGTGGTCAACCGGCGGTTGAAGATGATCGCCGCGGGTTTCGAACGCAGCACCGTCCTCTCCAAGCTGCGGCGGAGCGACGAGGCGGTGAGTTTCGACCGTTCGACCCTGTTCGGGCGAGCCGGGCTGGGCGTGATGCGGGTGCTGCATGGCGCCGGGCTGACATTCCCGGCGCGCACGGTGCTGACGATGATGCTGATCGCGGCGGGCCTGTTGTTCCTGCTGGTGATGGTCGGCGCCATGACGGCGGGCTATGCGCTGACGGCGGGCATGATCGTGATGGCCGCCGCTTTCGCCGCGGCGCTGGGCATCATGCTGCCGATGATGGTGCTGACGCGCCTTGCCCAGCGGCGGCGCAAGAAGATGGAGGAGCAGTTTCCGGTCGCGCTCGACACGTTCGTCCGGGGTCTGCGCGCCGGACATCCTATCGCCGCCGCGCTGGACCTGCTCACCAGGGAAATGCGCGATCCCATCGGCAGCGAATTCGGCATCGTGGTCGATGAAGTCACCTATGGCGCCGACTTGCGCGACGCTCTCCAGCGCATGGCGGAACGCTGGGACATGAATGAGATGCACATGTTCGTCATCTCCCTGTCGGTGCAGAGCGAGACGGGCGGCAATCTGGCCGAGATACTCGAAAACCTCTCGGCCGTGATCCGCGAACGGGCCAGCCTGTTCATGAAGGTGCGGGCGCTGAGTTCGGAAGGGCGGATGACGGCGGTGATGCTGACGGCGCTGCCCATCCTTGCCTTTGTCGGCCTGTTCCTGGTCAATCCGGCCTTCTATCTGGACGTCGCGCAGGAGAAGATGTTCATCGTCGGCTTTGTCGGC encodes the following:
- a CDS encoding CpaF family protein — its product is MWQIRKGEAGRSDARDEVGPTETEIVHWEEDRHTELKVALHQKLLDLINLSALETMSRAQVEVEVGEIVHEQLALQKHALNLEERRRLVSDILDELLGLGPLEPLLKDHSITDILVNGHKVVFVERNGRLVETATRFKDEKHLLRIIQKIVAAVGRRIDEASPFVDARLADGSRVNAVVPPLAIDGSLLSIRKFAKVPISMARLTELGSVPAPMAQVLAAVVAARRNVLISGGTGSGKTTLLNAMSAAIDEHERIVTIEDSAELQLQQRHVARLETRPPNIEGRGEVTQRDLVKNALRMRPDRIIVGEVRAGEAFDMLQAMNTGHDGSMTTVHANTARDALSRVEQMIGMSGIDISPRSARAQIASALNVIVQVGRLADGRRRLLSLSEITGMEGEVITMQEIFRFKMTGRDENDMVRGHFEATGIRPKFMGELADRGITLPAELFRPDAVIH
- a CDS encoding type II secretion system F family protein, yielding MNPLYIRLFVLVLLFAAVLLLIEGIAGWLRARATTDRVVNRRLKMIAAGFERSTVLSKLRRSDEAVSFDRSTLFGRAGLGVMRVLHGAGLTFPARTVLTMMLIAAGLLFLLVMVGAMTAGYALTAGMIVMAAAFAAALGIMLPMMVLTRLAQRRRKKMEEQFPVALDTFVRGLRAGHPIAAALDLLTREMRDPIGSEFGIVVDEVTYGADLRDALQRMAERWDMNEMHMFVISLSVQSETGGNLAEILENLSAVIRERASLFMKVRALSSEGRMTAVMLTALPILAFVGLFLVNPAFYLDVAQEKMFIVGFVGLITLYIIGFVTIRRMVDLKV